Proteins co-encoded in one Actinomadura luteofluorescens genomic window:
- a CDS encoding ARPP-1 family domain-containing protein: MTQMTALDTLVPGPLSLAGHRLGTPQQAGALTMVPISGPAHRGYVPPRTGLKLTRVAGYGQVELSNRADSGVAIVPLHIGYIQDRAQNHALCRSAFLAPGQTVRFDDACCVQQSQGGLLSERDQWFFVLPLELRARALDLRGVTGYSKLWDDIAALNARHGLPRRGHLEQILSRKRAVLTQFQSRLEPQPAQLGALFFVSGRFAGLEIAPDPRYFAEMWTALVCFAYGVAAWHAEPAPPGPGTAPFDLAPRDGTPYQGTPYQGAGLAGLRAALDRDRSVRLTEIGGWLADAPTGPVELREEERYLDVRLSTVTAPHLAGQIVTDGDRTVYASLFAR; encoded by the coding sequence ATGACCCAGATGACGGCGCTCGACACCCTCGTCCCCGGCCCCCTCAGCCTCGCCGGGCACCGCCTGGGCACCCCCCAGCAGGCCGGCGCGCTCACCATGGTGCCCATCTCCGGGCCCGCCCACCGCGGCTACGTCCCGCCTCGCACCGGACTCAAACTGACCCGCGTCGCCGGCTACGGGCAGGTCGAACTGTCCAACCGCGCCGACTCCGGCGTCGCCATCGTCCCCCTGCACATCGGCTACATCCAGGACCGCGCCCAGAACCACGCCCTGTGCCGGTCGGCGTTCCTGGCCCCCGGGCAGACCGTGCGCTTCGACGACGCCTGCTGCGTCCAGCAGAGCCAGGGCGGCCTCCTCAGCGAGCGCGACCAGTGGTTCTTCGTCCTGCCGCTGGAACTGCGCGCCCGCGCCCTGGACCTGCGCGGCGTCACCGGCTACAGCAAGCTGTGGGACGACATCGCCGCCCTCAACGCCCGCCACGGCCTGCCCCGCCGCGGCCACCTGGAGCAGATCCTGTCCCGCAAGCGGGCCGTGCTGACCCAGTTCCAGTCCCGGCTGGAACCGCAGCCCGCCCAGCTCGGCGCCCTGTTCTTCGTCTCCGGACGCTTCGCCGGCCTGGAGATCGCCCCCGACCCCCGCTACTTCGCCGAGATGTGGACCGCGCTGGTCTGCTTCGCCTACGGCGTCGCCGCCTGGCACGCCGAACCCGCCCCGCCCGGCCCCGGCACCGCCCCCTTCGACCTCGCCCCCCGCGACGGGACGCCCTACCAGGGGACGCCGTACCAGGGCGCCGGGCTCGCCGGGCTGCGCGCCGCCCTGGACCGCGACCGCTCCGTCCGCCTCACCGAGATCGGCGGCTGGCTCGCCGACGCCCCCACCGGCCCCGTCGAACTCCGCGAAGAGGAGCGCTACCTCGACGTGCGGCTGTCCACCGTCACCGCCCCCCACCTGGCCGGGCAGATCGTCACCGACGGCGACCGCACCGTCTACGCGTCCCTGTTCGCCCGCTGA
- a CDS encoding acyl-CoA thioesterase: MSEIFAHRLRVRYSECDQQGVVFNGHYLFFYDVALTEMWRALFGDWAGMVEQGYDLVVAEARIRFREGARFDDLLEVSMPVAHLGTTSMIVRPVFRVAGRLIADGEVRHVFIDPASKAKKEMPPQVRSVLEPYLDGTAGQAAGASSGSHSP; this comes from the coding sequence ATGAGTGAGATCTTCGCGCATCGGCTGCGCGTCCGGTACAGCGAGTGCGATCAGCAGGGGGTGGTGTTCAACGGCCATTACCTGTTCTTCTACGACGTGGCGCTGACGGAGATGTGGCGGGCGCTGTTCGGCGACTGGGCGGGAATGGTGGAGCAGGGCTACGACCTGGTGGTGGCCGAGGCGCGGATCCGTTTCCGGGAGGGCGCGCGGTTCGACGATCTGCTGGAGGTGTCGATGCCGGTGGCGCATCTGGGGACGACGAGCATGATCGTGCGTCCGGTGTTCCGGGTGGCGGGGCGGCTGATCGCCGACGGGGAGGTGCGGCACGTGTTCATCGACCCGGCGTCCAAGGCCAAGAAGGAGATGCCGCCGCAGGTGAGGTCGGTTCTGGAGCCTTACCTGGACGGAACGGCGGGACAGGCGGCCGGCGCCTCGTCAGGTTCACATTCGCCTTGA
- a CDS encoding APC family permease: MAFRRRNRGGPETAASGAGRPGGDGPGGDGQGAGGASDGGDALARRLGTGDAVLIGLGSMVGAGVFAVFGPAARVAGTGLLVGLVVAAVVAYCNAVASAQLAAVYPTSGGTYVYGRERLGSWWGFAAGWGFVVGKTASCAAMALTFASYAVPGPGWVRRAVAAAAVVALASLNYRGVTRTALLTRVLVVASLSALAVVVAGIAVGGQASAARLGGWAAVGEGGAYGVLQAAGLLFFAFAGYARIATMGEEVRDPERTIPRAIPVALFIAVAVYLVVGAAALLAAGPRVLAGAAAPLAAAVEAAGAGALAPVVRAGAALASLGALLALIAGIGRTSLAMARHRDLPGWLAAVHPRYRVPHHAEVAVAVVVCGLVAAVDLRGVIGFSSFGVLVYYAVANASAFTQPARDRRWPRALNVLGAAGCVVLVAALPWTSVLAGAVMFAVGLGGRWLVLRRRRPGASGGVHNAGYE; encoded by the coding sequence ATGGCGTTCCGGCGCCGGAACCGGGGCGGGCCCGAGACGGCGGCGTCCGGTGCGGGCAGGCCTGGCGGGGACGGGCCTGGCGGGGACGGACAGGGCGCGGGCGGGGCGTCCGATGGTGGCGATGCGCTGGCGCGGCGGCTGGGCACCGGGGACGCGGTGCTGATCGGGCTCGGGTCGATGGTCGGGGCGGGCGTTTTCGCGGTGTTCGGGCCCGCGGCGCGGGTGGCGGGCACGGGTCTGCTGGTGGGGCTGGTGGTCGCGGCGGTGGTCGCGTACTGCAACGCGGTGGCCTCGGCGCAGCTGGCGGCGGTGTATCCGACGTCCGGCGGCACCTACGTGTACGGGCGCGAGCGCCTGGGTTCGTGGTGGGGGTTCGCGGCGGGGTGGGGTTTCGTGGTGGGCAAGACGGCCTCGTGCGCGGCGATGGCGCTCACCTTCGCCTCGTACGCGGTGCCGGGTCCCGGGTGGGTGCGCCGCGCGGTGGCGGCGGCGGCCGTGGTGGCGCTGGCGTCGCTGAACTACCGGGGCGTGACCAGGACGGCGCTGCTCACGCGGGTGCTGGTGGTCGCCAGCCTGTCGGCGCTGGCCGTGGTGGTGGCGGGGATCGCGGTGGGCGGGCAGGCGAGCGCGGCGCGTCTGGGCGGGTGGGCGGCGGTGGGCGAGGGCGGCGCCTACGGCGTGCTGCAGGCGGCGGGGCTGCTGTTCTTCGCGTTCGCCGGCTATGCCCGCATCGCGACGATGGGCGAGGAGGTGCGGGACCCGGAGCGCACGATCCCCCGGGCGATCCCGGTGGCGCTGTTCATCGCGGTGGCGGTGTACCTGGTGGTGGGGGCGGCGGCGCTGCTGGCGGCGGGTCCGCGGGTTCTGGCGGGCGCGGCGGCGCCGCTGGCGGCGGCGGTCGAGGCGGCCGGGGCCGGGGCGCTGGCGCCGGTGGTGCGGGCGGGCGCCGCGCTGGCGTCGCTGGGGGCGCTGCTGGCGCTGATCGCCGGGATCGGGCGCACGTCGCTGGCGATGGCGCGGCACCGCGATCTGCCGGGGTGGCTGGCGGCCGTGCATCCCCGGTACCGGGTGCCGCACCACGCCGAGGTCGCCGTGGCGGTCGTGGTGTGCGGCCTGGTCGCGGCGGTGGACCTGCGCGGGGTGATCGGGTTCTCCTCGTTCGGCGTCCTGGTGTACTACGCGGTCGCCAACGCGAGCGCGTTCACCCAGCCGGCGCGGGACCGCCGCTGGCCGCGCGCGCTGAACGTGCTCGGCGCCGCCGGGTGCGTGGTCCTGGTGGCGGCGTTGCCGTGGACGTCGGTGCTGGCGGGGGCGGTGATGTTCGCGGTGGGGCTGGGCGGCCGGTGGCTGGTGCTGCGGCGGCGGCGCCCGGGCGCGTCCGGCGGCGTGCACAATGCCGGGTATGAGTGA
- a CDS encoding arsenate reductase/protein-tyrosine-phosphatase family protein yields the protein MASPSQAAPAFVRLAAHPLRWRLLTALADGDLRVRELTDLAAAPQNLVSYHLRLLRDGGLVTAARSSHDGRDSYYRLDLDRCAHALAGTGAALHPALRCAPAPPRLSEDPRLPGGPEGRAAPAVLFVCTGNSARSPIAEALLRHHSGGRVAAASAGTRPKPEMHPRAVQVLRERYGIDISGQRPRPLDALRRRFDRVITLCDKAREARPGLGDHARHAHWSTPDPAAAVPDGLAAFGQVAADLDTRVRHLLPLLAQNPQAAQTTEAHP from the coding sequence ATGGCGTCACCGAGTCAAGCCGCCCCGGCGTTCGTGCGGCTGGCCGCCCACCCGCTGCGCTGGCGGCTGCTGACCGCCCTGGCCGACGGCGACCTGCGCGTCCGCGAGCTCACCGACCTGGCCGCCGCGCCGCAGAACCTGGTCTCCTACCACCTGCGGCTGCTGCGCGACGGCGGCCTCGTCACCGCCGCCCGCAGCAGCCACGACGGCCGCGACAGCTACTACCGCCTCGACCTGGACCGCTGCGCCCACGCCCTCGCCGGCACCGGAGCCGCCCTGCACCCGGCGCTGCGATGCGCCCCCGCGCCGCCGCGGCTCTCCGAGGACCCCCGGTTGCCCGGCGGTCCCGAGGGCCGGGCGGCCCCGGCGGTGCTGTTCGTGTGCACGGGCAACAGCGCGCGCTCACCGATCGCCGAAGCCCTCCTGCGCCACCACTCCGGCGGCCGCGTCGCCGCGGCCAGCGCCGGCACCCGTCCCAAACCCGAGATGCACCCCCGCGCCGTCCAGGTCCTGCGCGAGCGGTACGGCATCGACATCTCCGGGCAGCGGCCCCGCCCCCTGGACGCCCTGCGCCGCCGCTTCGACCGCGTCATCACCCTGTGCGACAAGGCCCGCGAGGCCCGTCCCGGCCTCGGCGACCACGCGCGGCACGCCCACTGGAGCACGCCCGACCCGGCCGCCGCGGTGCCCGACGGGCTCGCCGCCTTCGGCCAGGTGGCGGCCGACCTCGACACCCGCGTCCGCCACCTGCTGCCCCTGCTCGCCCAGAACCCGCAAGCCGCCCAGACGACGGAGGCGCACCCATGA
- a CDS encoding VOC family protein: MTEPEKYAGVRYLVDDVKAAVDFYTTHLGFTLNLDASPAFADVVRGPLRLLLSGPASSGARATPADAAVPGGNRIHLIVDDLDTEIARLRGAGLAFRGDLVTGPGGRQILLADPAGNLVELFQPA; the protein is encoded by the coding sequence ATGACCGAACCCGAGAAGTACGCAGGCGTCCGCTACCTCGTCGACGACGTCAAGGCCGCCGTCGACTTCTACACCACCCACCTCGGCTTCACTCTCAACCTCGACGCGTCGCCCGCCTTCGCCGACGTCGTGCGCGGCCCGCTGCGCCTGCTGCTGTCGGGACCGGCCAGCTCCGGCGCCCGCGCCACACCCGCGGACGCGGCCGTCCCCGGAGGCAACCGCATCCACCTGATCGTCGACGACCTCGACACCGAGATCGCCCGGCTGCGCGGCGCGGGCCTGGCCTTCCGCGGCGACCTGGTCACCGGGCCCGGCGGCCGCCAGATCCTGCTCGCCGACCCCGCCGGAAACCTGGTCGAACTCTTCCAGCCCGCATAA
- a CDS encoding YybH family protein, whose protein sequence is MTQYEKAMRPEDITRLFVERSNAGDAAGVAALYEQDAVMAYPPGSQTVGRRAIRELWEKVLAARPRFTPEEPLPTLISGDLALTSTPPRDGAGARAQVARRQPDGSWLRVLDQPEFVTPPGTGA, encoded by the coding sequence ATGACGCAGTACGAGAAGGCCATGCGGCCCGAGGACATCACCCGCCTGTTCGTCGAACGGTCCAACGCCGGCGACGCCGCCGGAGTCGCCGCCCTCTACGAGCAGGACGCGGTCATGGCCTACCCGCCCGGCTCCCAGACCGTGGGACGCCGGGCCATCCGCGAACTGTGGGAGAAGGTCCTGGCCGCGCGTCCCCGCTTCACGCCCGAGGAGCCGCTGCCCACCCTGATCAGCGGCGACCTCGCCCTCACCTCCACCCCGCCCAGGGACGGCGCCGGAGCGCGCGCGCAGGTCGCCCGCCGCCAGCCCGACGGCAGCTGGCTGCGCGTCCTGGACCAGCCCGAGTTCGTGACGCCCCCCGGAACCGGCGCCTAG
- a CDS encoding oxidoreductase has protein sequence MVRHDEGSEPGGQPLLRPVALGNLELPNRVVMAPLTRSRASGPGLAPTDLHAAYYGQRATAGLIVAEGAWVGEGAVGFPGVPGIFGERQVEGWRRVTGLVHALGGRIVLQLWHAGAHSHPDHRGGARPTGPSAVDPGEVSWTAAGPKATVTPVEMMRAQIEETVAEYGAASARARRAGFDGVEVAANGTFLIAQFLNPRLNRRADAYGTDRGRLLLEVVDAVTAAWDGRRAGVRLSPYWTVDDTSPRARRAGYPYTADEATLAAYDALVAELATRPLAYLHLRGRAVAGPGAVPDFEEFARYRKLFDGALVANHGFGRVSGNAVVEAGIADAVSFGRPFIANPDLVARFALGHAVARGDESTHYGGGARGYVDYPIWAGC, from the coding sequence ATGGTCCGACATGACGAGGGTAGCGAGCCGGGCGGGCAGCCGCTGCTGCGGCCGGTGGCACTGGGGAACCTGGAGCTGCCCAACCGGGTGGTGATGGCCCCGTTGACGCGGTCGCGGGCGTCCGGTCCCGGGCTGGCGCCGACGGATCTGCACGCCGCCTACTACGGGCAGCGCGCCACGGCCGGGCTGATCGTCGCCGAGGGGGCGTGGGTCGGCGAGGGGGCGGTCGGGTTCCCCGGCGTCCCCGGCATCTTCGGCGAGCGGCAGGTGGAGGGCTGGCGCCGCGTCACCGGGCTCGTCCACGCGCTGGGCGGGCGCATCGTGCTGCAGTTGTGGCACGCCGGCGCCCACTCCCATCCCGACCACCGCGGCGGGGCGAGGCCCACGGGGCCTTCGGCGGTCGATCCTGGCGAGGTGTCGTGGACGGCGGCGGGCCCCAAGGCGACGGTCACGCCGGTGGAGATGATGCGCGCGCAGATCGAGGAGACGGTCGCCGAGTACGGCGCGGCGTCCGCGCGGGCGCGGCGGGCGGGGTTCGACGGGGTGGAGGTCGCCGCGAACGGCACGTTCCTGATCGCGCAGTTCCTGAACCCGCGCCTGAACCGCCGCGCCGACGCCTACGGCACCGACCGGGGCCGGCTGCTGCTGGAGGTCGTGGACGCGGTGACGGCGGCGTGGGACGGGCGCCGCGCCGGGGTCCGGCTGTCGCCGTACTGGACCGTGGACGACACCTCGCCCCGGGCGCGCCGCGCCGGCTACCCCTACACCGCCGACGAGGCCACGCTCGCCGCCTACGACGCCCTGGTCGCGGAGCTCGCCACCCGTCCCCTGGCCTACCTTCACCTGCGCGGGCGGGCCGTGGCCGGGCCGGGCGCGGTGCCGGACTTCGAGGAGTTCGCCCGCTACCGCAAGCTGTTCGACGGCGCCCTGGTCGCCAATCACGGGTTCGGGCGGGTGTCGGGGAACGCGGTGGTCGAGGCGGGGATCGCCGACGCGGTGTCGTTCGGGCGGCCGTTCATCGCCAATCCCGATCTGGTCGCGCGGTTCGCGCTCGGCCATGCCGTGGCGCGCGGCGACGAGAGCACCCACTACGGCGGCGGCGCGCGCGGGTATGTCGACTATCCGATCTGGGCGGGGTGCTAG
- a CDS encoding sigma-70 family RNA polymerase sigma factor — translation MHDRLAERFEAHRPALRAVAYRMLGSPGETDDAVQEAWLRLTRHGPAGIDDLKAWLRTVVARICLDMLRARTSRREEPYGWHSPVQTGDGDPETEAVLIESVGRAMLVVLDALGPAERVAFVLHDVFAVPFDQIAPIVERTPATAKKLASRARRRVRGADRTALTPGRPAVLRGAGPVAREMQLFGRRARYAGPALIGGTVGAVVAPHGRLLLALAVTVHDGRVTGYEMIADPARLTALHITVP, via the coding sequence ATGCACGACCGACTCGCCGAACGTTTCGAAGCGCACCGCCCCGCCCTGCGCGCGGTCGCCTACCGGATGCTCGGCAGCCCCGGCGAGACCGACGACGCCGTCCAGGAGGCGTGGCTGCGGCTCACCCGCCATGGCCCCGCCGGGATCGACGACCTGAAGGCGTGGCTGCGCACCGTCGTGGCCCGCATCTGCCTCGACATGCTCCGCGCCCGCACCTCCCGCCGCGAGGAACCCTACGGATGGCACTCGCCCGTCCAGACCGGCGACGGCGACCCCGAGACCGAGGCCGTCCTCATCGAATCGGTCGGCCGCGCCATGCTCGTCGTCCTGGACGCCCTCGGACCCGCCGAACGCGTCGCCTTCGTCCTGCACGACGTGTTCGCCGTCCCCTTCGACCAGATCGCGCCGATCGTCGAGCGCACCCCGGCCACCGCCAAGAAACTCGCCAGCCGCGCCCGCCGCCGCGTCCGCGGCGCCGACCGCACCGCCCTCACCCCCGGCCGCCCCGCCGTCCTGCGCGGCGCCGGCCCCGTCGCCCGCGAGATGCAGCTGTTCGGCCGCCGCGCCCGATACGCCGGACCCGCCCTCATCGGCGGGACGGTCGGTGCCGTCGTCGCCCCGCACGGCCGTCTCCTGCTCGCCCTCGCCGTCACCGTCCACGACGGCCGCGTCACCGGCTACGAGATGATCGCCGACCCCGCCCGCCTCACCGCCCTCCACATCACCGTCCCCTGA
- a CDS encoding helix-hairpin-helix domain-containing protein: MSSELSELVNVGPAVAAHFDRIGVTTVAQLEGQDPVELYERMSAAHGRRLDPCLLDTVMSAVDQAEGRPARPWWDYTPERKRLLAGTRP, from the coding sequence ATGAGCAGCGAACTCTCCGAACTGGTCAACGTGGGACCGGCCGTCGCCGCCCACTTCGACCGCATCGGCGTCACCACCGTCGCCCAACTCGAAGGCCAGGACCCCGTCGAGTTGTACGAGCGGATGTCGGCCGCCCACGGCCGCCGTCTCGACCCCTGCCTGCTCGACACCGTCATGTCCGCCGTCGACCAGGCCGAAGGAAGGCCCGCCCGCCCCTGGTGGGACTACACGCCCGAACGCAAACGCCTCCTCGCCGGCACCCGTCCCTGA
- a CDS encoding helix-turn-helix domain-containing protein, which translates to MHQETTGARLRALRRWRGMTLDQLAGQAGLSKSFLSMAERGQRSLDRRSHIAALADALHVSETDLVGGPHLGPDHGQSDPHAVIPPIRLALQTNDLRNPAVERARPLPELVAEMARVEPYHQACDYVRVGNLLPGLLDELHLHTADPADEAAHRTALETLVDACVAATFTAKDLGYPDLAHLAAVRAEQAATVLDDPVRRGQCDFLRIHTMPRAGSWDRTLRATERSADRLEPHSGSRLGAQVLGMLTLSAALAAAVTHDAARATDWTAEAARLARRMPDAPDENWMSFSASNVGVWNVAVNVECGQRGGAVLDLARRVDETKLSGRKGRHAAFLADVGRGLARDRKTKDQAIRWLRRAENTAPQWIRNSTPVRESVAVLLSQARTDAGGRELRGMAARMGLPH; encoded by the coding sequence ATGCACCAGGAGACCACCGGCGCCCGACTGCGCGCCCTGCGCCGCTGGCGCGGCATGACCCTCGACCAGCTCGCCGGGCAGGCGGGGTTATCGAAGTCCTTCCTGTCCATGGCCGAACGCGGGCAGCGCAGCCTCGACCGCCGCTCCCACATCGCCGCCCTCGCCGACGCCCTCCACGTCTCCGAAACCGACCTCGTCGGCGGCCCCCACCTCGGCCCCGACCACGGGCAGTCCGACCCCCACGCCGTCATCCCCCCGATCAGGCTCGCCCTGCAGACCAACGACCTGAGGAACCCCGCCGTCGAGCGCGCCCGCCCCCTGCCGGAACTGGTCGCCGAGATGGCGCGCGTCGAGCCCTACCACCAGGCCTGCGACTACGTGCGCGTCGGAAACCTGCTGCCCGGCCTGCTGGACGAGTTGCACCTGCACACCGCCGACCCCGCCGACGAAGCGGCCCACCGCACCGCGCTGGAGACCCTCGTCGACGCCTGCGTCGCGGCCACCTTCACCGCCAAGGACCTCGGCTACCCCGACCTGGCCCACCTGGCGGCCGTTCGCGCCGAACAGGCGGCGACCGTCCTGGACGACCCCGTCCGGCGCGGCCAGTGCGACTTCCTGCGCATCCACACCATGCCGCGCGCGGGCTCCTGGGACCGGACCCTGCGCGCCACCGAACGCTCCGCGGACCGCCTGGAACCGCACTCCGGCAGCCGGCTCGGCGCCCAGGTTCTCGGCATGCTCACCCTGTCCGCCGCCCTGGCGGCAGCCGTCACCCACGACGCCGCACGCGCCACCGACTGGACGGCCGAGGCGGCCCGCCTCGCCCGGAGGATGCCCGACGCCCCCGACGAGAACTGGATGAGCTTCTCGGCCAGCAACGTCGGCGTATGGAACGTCGCGGTCAACGTCGAATGCGGCCAGCGAGGCGGTGCCGTCCTCGACCTCGCCCGCCGCGTCGACGAGACCAAGCTCTCCGGCAGGAAGGGCAGGCACGCCGCCTTCCTCGCCGACGTCGGACGCGGCCTGGCCCGCGACCGCAAGACCAAGGACCAGGCGATCCGCTGGCTCCGCCGAGCCGAGAACACCGCACCCCAGTGGATCCGCAACAGCACGCCAGTACGGGAATCGGTCGCCGTCCTGCTCAGCCAGGCCCGCACCGACGCCGGTGGCCGCGAGCTGCGCGGCATGGCGGCCCGCATGGGCCTGCCCCACTGA
- a CDS encoding ABC transporter permease encodes MACLEFMANLLMPVVVAMLACAIGSSDRDWGFLRYLYIAPVSRSRLLLGKLGAVLIATAATTSCVVAAGLVAGLAWFGRHPFHIIGSPVLSTGDAAGRLIAACGYITLCLLSIAAIAFALALLLPRGAKAVGASIAFVIAANILDGQSALHSIAVLLPVHYWQDWTRLFAAKEPAHLGTGSWRRSPPSRWPPGPPPSSCGAAIQQRDRARRWARPVPALPDGHGTPARERRAARRWATCSSRTARSGASMSRAPWGAEGQGTRAHQRPVALPYQVMTRGRRGA; translated from the coding sequence ATGGCGTGTCTGGAGTTCATGGCGAACCTGCTGATGCCCGTGGTGGTGGCGATGCTGGCGTGCGCGATCGGCTCCTCCGACCGCGACTGGGGGTTTCTGCGCTACCTCTACATCGCGCCGGTCAGCCGGTCGCGGCTTCTCCTCGGGAAACTCGGCGCGGTCCTCATCGCCACCGCCGCCACCACTTCCTGCGTTGTGGCGGCCGGGCTGGTCGCGGGCCTCGCGTGGTTCGGCCGGCACCCGTTCCACATCATCGGCTCGCCCGTGCTGAGCACCGGCGACGCGGCCGGCCGGCTGATCGCCGCCTGTGGGTACATCACGCTGTGCCTGCTGAGCATCGCCGCGATCGCGTTCGCCCTCGCGCTGCTGCTCCCGCGCGGAGCCAAGGCCGTCGGCGCCTCCATCGCCTTCGTGATCGCGGCCAACATCCTCGACGGCCAGTCCGCCCTGCATTCCATCGCCGTCCTGCTGCCGGTCCACTACTGGCAGGACTGGACGCGGCTGTTCGCGGCCAAGGAGCCGGCCCACCTCGGGACCGGATCCTGGCGCAGATCGCCGCCATCGCGGTGGCCACCGGGGCCGCCACCCTCGTCCTGCGGCGCCGCGATCCAGCAGCGTGATCGCGCGAGGCGGTGGGCTCGGCCGGTGCCCGCCCTGCCGGATGGTCACGGGACGCCCGCCCGGGAGCGGAGGGCCGCGAGGAGGTGGGCGACGTGCTCGTCGAGGACGGCCCGGTCGGGCGCCTCGATGAGCAGGGCGCCGTGGGGCGCGGAGGGCCAGGGCACCAGGGCCCACCAGCGGCCCGTGGCCCTGCCGTACCAGGTGATGACGCGAGGGCGGCGCGGTGCGTGA
- a CDS encoding RNA polymerase sigma factor, whose product MSDVQEAVTRVHREEWARVVAALTRRFGDLDIAEEAAAEAFATAVERWPADGVPPNPGGWLTTTAARKAIDRIRRESRRDDKHKEAAMVYDDEPPEPVGAIDDDRLRLIFTCCHPALAAQTRVALTLRMVGGLTVPEIARAFLVADTALERRITRAKAKIKAARIPYRVPSAEDLPARVSGVLAVLYLVFNEGYLATGPGTDPVRHDLTAEAIRLTRLLRTLMPGDGEVAGLLALMLLTEARRTARVSAGGELVPLAEQDRGAWDAALIAEGHRLVRERLAAAAAGAAPGRYQILAAINAVHTSARDVRDTDWSQILALYDQLVRRDPSPIVALNRAVAVAELDGPQVALAAVDRLEGELAGYHAYHATRADLLRRLHRGHESRAAYDRAIELAGNTAETAYLTRRRDQLR is encoded by the coding sequence GTGAGCGACGTCCAGGAGGCGGTCACCCGGGTGCACCGCGAGGAGTGGGCGCGGGTGGTCGCCGCGCTGACCAGGCGCTTCGGTGACCTCGACATCGCCGAGGAGGCGGCCGCCGAGGCGTTCGCGACCGCCGTCGAGCGGTGGCCGGCCGACGGGGTGCCTCCCAACCCCGGCGGCTGGCTGACCACCACCGCCGCCCGCAAGGCCATCGACCGGATCCGGCGCGAGAGCAGGCGCGACGACAAGCACAAGGAGGCCGCGATGGTGTACGACGACGAGCCGCCCGAGCCCGTCGGCGCCATCGACGACGACCGGCTCCGGCTGATCTTCACCTGCTGCCATCCGGCGCTGGCGGCGCAGACCCGCGTGGCGCTGACGCTGCGCATGGTCGGCGGCCTGACCGTGCCCGAGATCGCCCGCGCGTTCCTGGTGGCCGACACCGCCCTGGAGCGGCGGATCACCCGCGCGAAGGCCAAGATCAAGGCGGCGCGCATCCCCTACAGGGTGCCGTCCGCCGAGGATCTCCCGGCGCGTGTCTCCGGCGTGCTCGCCGTCCTGTACCTGGTGTTCAACGAGGGCTACCTGGCGACCGGCCCCGGCACCGATCCGGTACGTCACGACCTGACCGCCGAGGCGATCCGGCTCACCCGCCTGCTCCGTACCCTGATGCCGGGCGACGGTGAGGTGGCCGGGCTGCTGGCGCTGATGCTGCTCACCGAGGCCCGCCGCACCGCCCGGGTCTCGGCCGGCGGCGAACTGGTCCCGCTCGCCGAGCAGGACCGCGGGGCCTGGGACGCGGCGCTGATCGCCGAGGGGCATCGGCTGGTGCGCGAGCGCCTCGCCGCTGCCGCCGCCGGGGCCGCTCCGGGCCGCTACCAGATCCTCGCCGCGATCAACGCCGTGCACACCTCCGCCCGCGACGTCCGCGACACCGACTGGTCGCAGATCCTCGCCCTCTACGACCAGCTCGTCCGCCGCGACCCCTCGCCGATCGTCGCCCTCAACCGGGCCGTCGCGGTCGCCGAGCTCGACGGCCCGCAGGTGGCGCTGGCGGCCGTCGACCGTCTCGAGGGCGAGCTGGCCGGCTACCACGCCTACCACGCCACCCGCGCCGACCTGCTGCGCCGGCTGCACCGCGGTCACGAGTCGCGCGCGGCCTACGACAGGGCCATCGAGCTGGCGGGCAACACCGCCGAGACCGCCTACCTGACGCGCCGCCGCGACCAGCTGCGGTAG
- a CDS encoding YciI family protein → MRYLVSVIDDKDDPGSTDRQPAISRFNEQLIADGYWVFAGGLADTDAATVVDNRGEQAVFSDGPFVESKEYLAGVWVWEAPDLDVALRLAAEASRVCDRKIEVRPFQ, encoded by the coding sequence ATGCGTTATCTGGTTTCCGTGATCGACGACAAGGACGACCCCGGCAGCACGGACAGGCAGCCTGCGATCAGCCGGTTCAACGAACAGCTGATCGCCGATGGGTACTGGGTGTTCGCGGGCGGGCTCGCGGACACCGACGCGGCCACGGTCGTCGACAACCGGGGCGAGCAGGCGGTGTTCAGCGACGGGCCTTTCGTGGAGTCGAAGGAGTATCTCGCCGGCGTCTGGGTGTGGGAGGCCCCCGATCTGGACGTGGCGCTCAGGCTGGCCGCCGAGGCGTCGAGGGTCTGCGACCGGAAGATCGAGGTGCGGCCGTTCCAGTGA